A genomic window from Vicia villosa cultivar HV-30 ecotype Madison, WI unplaced genomic scaffold, Vvil1.0 scaffold8, whole genome shotgun sequence includes:
- the LOC131643163 gene encoding ureide permease 1-like: MDSKDFYEISSLISSISESILSTELKMYLVESKGGAIGCMLLALFFLGTWPAVLTLLERRGRLPQHTYLDYSITNFLAAVIIAFTFGEIGKGTHDQPNFLTQLAQDNWPSVMFAMAGGVVLSIGNLSTQYAWAFVGLSVTEVITASITVVIGTTLNYFLDDKINKAEILFPGVGCFLVAVCLGSAVHSSNTADNSAKLKDSMREGNIVKSKDLESGSNSGDKLKAGSADFLIELEKTRAIKVFGKSTLIGLSITFFAGICFSMFSPAFNLATNDQWHTLKKGVPHLNVYTAFFYFSVSCFVIGVILNIIFLYHPVLNLPKSSLKAYFRDWNGRGWALLAGFLCGFGNGLQFMGGQAAGYAAADAVQALPLVSTFWGIVLFGEYRRSSRRTYTLLGSMLFMFIVAVVVLMASSGHRKQ; the protein is encoded by the exons ATGGATTCCAAG GATTTTTATGAGATTTCCTCCTTGATTAGTTCAATTTCCGAGAGCATCTTAAGCACTGAGTTGAAAATGTATTTGGTGGAGAGCAAAGGAGGTGCCATAGGGTGCATGTTGTTGGCTCTATTCTTTTTGGGGACATGGCCTGCTGTTTTGACTCTGTTAGAGCGACGAGGCCGTCTTCCTCAGCATACATACCTTGATTACTCAATCACCAATTTCTTGGCTGCTGTTATCATTGCTTTTACTTTTGGCGAGATAGGCAAGGGAACACATGATCAACCCAATTTCTTAACTCAACTTGCTCAG GATAATTGGCCTTCAGTAATGTTTGCAATGGCAGGTGGTGTGGTCCTTAGCATAGGGAATCTCTCCACACAATATGCTTGGGCGTTTGTTGGTCTGTCGGTTACCGAAGTGATTACAGCAAGCATAACTGTTGTTATAG GAACAACATTGAATTACTTTTTGGATGACAAAATCAATAAGGCCGAGATTCTTTTTCCAGGAGTTGGTTGCTTCTTGGTTGCAGTTTGTCTTGGATCTGCTGTTCATTCATCAAATACTGCTGATAATTCGGCTAAGCTCAAGGATTCTATGAGAGAAGGAAACATAG TTAAATCAAAGGATCTTGAAAGTGGAAGCAATTCTGGAGATAAGTTGAAAGCAGGAAGTGCAGATTTTCTTATAGAGCTTGAGAAAACAAGAGCTATTAAG GTTTTTGGGAAAAGCACTTTGATTGGATTGAGTATAACTTTCTTTGCTggaatttgtttttctatgttctCACCAGCATTCAACTTAGCAACAAATGACCAATGGCACACTTTAAAAAAAGGGGTTCCCCATTTGAATGTTTACACCGCCTTTTTCTATTTTTCAGTATCTTGTTTTGTTATCGGCGTAATTCTAAACATCATATTTCTGTACCACCCCGTGTTAAACTTACCCAAGTCATCGTTAAAAGCCTATTTTCGAGACTGGAATGGCAGAGGATGGGCCTTGTTGGCCGGTTTCCTTTGTGGATTTGGGAATGGACTTCAGTTTATGGGAGGTCAAGCCGCTGGATATGCAGCAGCAGATGCTGTCCAA GCACTTCCACTAGTGAGTACATTTTGGGGGATTGTTTTGTTTGGAGAGTATAGGAGATCATCGCGAAGAACATATACACTGCTTGGGAGTATGTTGTTTATGTTTATTGTGGCTGTTGTTGTGCTCATGGCATCATCAGGACATAGGAAACAGTGA